The Halorhabdus sp. BNX81 genome includes a region encoding these proteins:
- a CDS encoding NAD(P)/FAD-dependent oxidoreductase has product MIGVVGGGVAGLAAARRLQKAGYDVMVLEASDDLGGLAATYETKGDPIERYYHHLSKSEETIVERFEELGLGSDLVWGYGSDAYYVDGVVHPMDKPWEILAYPHLSLYDKFRLGLLVLDVDIRGGIPSFDTYEQLEDFEDVPVKEFILDHTSRGCFERFFKPLLEAKFGERWEDVSAAWLLGRVKFRGERDPLRGELLGYPLGGFGSLIDALVDSVGMMDIFTGERVTDIGIEDGAVQSVTAETDLGAVPYTVDGVVIATMPDVLESITGYACDIDFQGTVCSVISMAETLTDTYWLNIADDAPFGALIEHTNFVSPEQYGGEHLLYAVKYIQDFEDELWQMDDERVEETWLAGIEDLFPDFDRASVNWIETSRSPKTAPIYERGYLEKVIPYDLSGEVADGVYYAGMASRAQYPERSLNGAFVAGETAAERLIQNQ; this is encoded by the coding sequence ATGATCGGCGTCGTCGGCGGCGGGGTCGCAGGACTGGCAGCAGCACGTCGTCTCCAGAAGGCGGGATACGACGTCATGGTGCTCGAAGCGAGTGACGACCTCGGCGGACTGGCGGCGACCTACGAAACGAAGGGGGACCCGATCGAGCGGTACTATCATCACCTCTCGAAGTCCGAAGAGACGATCGTCGAGCGGTTCGAGGAACTGGGACTCGGATCTGACCTGGTGTGGGGCTACGGCAGCGACGCCTACTACGTCGACGGTGTGGTCCATCCGATGGACAAACCCTGGGAGATTCTCGCCTATCCGCACCTCTCGCTGTATGACAAGTTCCGCCTCGGCCTGCTCGTGTTGGACGTCGATATCCGCGGGGGGATCCCCTCCTTTGACACCTACGAGCAACTCGAAGACTTCGAGGACGTTCCAGTCAAGGAGTTTATCCTCGATCACACGTCTCGGGGCTGTTTCGAGCGGTTTTTCAAGCCGTTGCTCGAGGCGAAGTTCGGCGAGCGCTGGGAAGACGTCAGCGCCGCGTGGCTCCTCGGCCGCGTGAAGTTCCGCGGCGAACGGGATCCGTTGCGGGGGGAACTGCTGGGCTACCCACTTGGCGGATTCGGCAGCCTGATCGACGCGCTTGTCGATTCCGTCGGCATGATGGACATCTTTACCGGGGAGCGTGTGACCGATATCGGTATCGAGGACGGGGCCGTTCAGTCGGTGACCGCCGAAACAGACCTGGGAGCCGTTCCTTACACAGTCGACGGCGTCGTCATCGCCACGATGCCCGACGTACTGGAGTCGATCACGGGCTATGCATGTGACATCGACTTCCAGGGCACCGTCTGTTCGGTCATCAGCATGGCGGAAACGCTGACAGACACCTACTGGCTCAACATTGCCGACGACGCCCCCTTCGGCGCACTCATCGAACACACGAACTTCGTCTCGCCGGAGCAATACGGTGGCGAGCACCTGCTGTACGCCGTCAAATACATCCAGGATTTCGAGGACGAACTCTGGCAAATGGACGACGAACGCGTCGAGGAAACGTGGCTCGCCGGCATCGAGGATCTATTTCCCGACTTCGACCGGGCATCCGTCAACTGGATCGAAACCTCGCGAAGCCCGAAGACCGCGCCCATCTACGAGCGGGGCTATCTCGAGAAGGTGATCCCCTATGACCTGAGCGGGGAGGTGGCAGACGGCGTCTATTACGCCGGCATGGCCTCGCGGGCACAGTACCCCGAACGCTCGCTCAACGGCGCGTTCGTCGCCGGTGAGACAGCCGCCGAGCGACTCATCCAAAACCAGTAG
- a CDS encoding DUF6149 family protein — MKLKQGVKHWAAKQSLTAPVVGEMVADKLVDIHTDFFLDWADEQRQEERRERLAAMFDATMDTYVAALQEGYPEAQAREITHAQANFDFYNHGWTEMMEFPVEEVEAHYDRYADFFESHGITIDDPLGEFAPEGGLPDAPSTPEKLDDPDHPHAIGGFADDVYVETDDGEVVIGGGQEPEEVDVEAAPGVDPDAVDDAEVEG; from the coding sequence ATGAAACTCAAACAAGGCGTCAAACACTGGGCAGCCAAGCAAAGTCTGACTGCCCCGGTCGTCGGTGAGATGGTGGCCGACAAACTGGTCGATATCCACACCGACTTCTTCCTGGACTGGGCCGATGAACAACGCCAGGAAGAGCGGCGCGAGCGCTTAGCGGCCATGTTCGACGCGACCATGGACACCTATGTCGCGGCACTCCAGGAAGGCTATCCCGAGGCCCAAGCCCGCGAGATCACTCACGCGCAGGCAAACTTCGACTTCTATAACCACGGCTGGACCGAGATGATGGAGTTCCCCGTCGAGGAAGTCGAGGCCCACTACGACCGCTACGCCGACTTCTTCGAATCCCACGGCATCACGATCGACGACCCCCTCGGCGAGTTCGCACCCGAGGGCGGACTCCCGGACGCACCCTCGACGCCGGAGAAACTCGACGATCCCGACCACCCGCACGCGATCGGCGGGTTCGCCGACGACGTCTACGTCGAGACGGATGACGGCGAGGTCGTGATCGGCGGCGGCCAAGAACCCGAGGAAGTCGATGTCGAGGCAGCCCCCGGCGTTGATCCGGACGCCGTCGACGACGCTGAGGTAGAGGGCTGA